A region from the Triticum urartu cultivar G1812 chromosome 1, Tu2.1, whole genome shotgun sequence genome encodes:
- the LOC125552988 gene encoding GDSL esterase/lipase EXL3-like encodes MAMASECTPGAGGATRRLILIVTAVVALMLARPSCCTAASQPGSSQTRPPALILFGDSIVDPGNNNGLTTAVRCDFAPYGQDFPAHNATGRFSNGKIVGDILATRMGLKQYVPAYLGTELSDSDLLTGVSFASGGCGFDPLTAKIVSVLSMDDQLELFKEYKGKLSRIASAQRAADIVSTSLYLVVTGTDDLANTYFTTPLRRDYDLESYIQFIVQCASAFIQKLHGLGARRVSIAGAPPIGCVPSQRTNAGGEERGCVSLYNQAAVLYNAALEKELRRLNGTALLPGSVLKYIDLYTPLLDMIQRPAAYGFQVSDRGCCGTGLFEVTLTCNRYTAHACSDPTKFLFWDTYHLTETGYNLLMAQIINRYGLW; translated from the exons ATGGCCATGGCCAGCGAATGCACGCCCGGAGCCGGAGGAGCAACGCGCCGCCTCATTCTCATCGTCACAGCAGTCGTGGCATTGATGCTTGCGCGTCCCTCCTGCTGCACTGCCGCTTCCCAGCCGGGCTCGAGCCAGACGCGGCCGCCGGCGCTGATCCTGTTCGGGGACTCCATCGTGGACCCGGGCAACAACAACGGCCTCACCACGGCGGTGCGATGCGACTTCGCTCCCTACGGCCAGGACTTCCCCGCCCACAACGCCACCGGCAGGTTCAGCAACGGCAAGATCGTCGGCGACATCCTCG CCACCCGGATGGGCCTGAAGCAGTACGTGCCAGCGTACCTCGGCACGGAGCTCAGCGACTCGGACCTCCTCACCGGCGTCAGCTTCGCCTCCGGTGGCTGCGGCTTCGATCCCCTCACGGCCAAGATCGTG TCGGTTCTGAGCATGGACGACCAGCTGGAGCTGTTCAAGGAGTACAAGGGTAAGCTCAGCCGCATCGCCAGCGCGCAGCGAGCCGCCGACATCGTCTCGACGAGCCTGTACCTGGTGGTGACCGGCACCGACGACCTGGCCAACACCTACTTCACGACGCCGCTCCGGCGAGACTACGACCTCGAGTCCTACATCCAGTTCATCGTGCAGTGCGCCTCGGCCTTCATCCAGAAGCTGCACGGGCTGGGCGCGCGGCGGGTGAGCATCGCCGGCGCCCCGCCCATCGGGTGCGTGCCGTCGCAGCGGACCAACGCCGGCGGCGAGGAGAGGGGGTGCGTGTCCCTGTACAACCAGGCGGCCGTGCTGTACAACGCGGCGCTGGAGAAGGAGCTCCGGCGGCTCAACGGCACGGCGCTGCTCCCGGGGTCGGTGCTCAAGTACATCGACCTCTACACGCCGCTGCTGGACATGATCCAGCGCCCGGCCGCCTACGGCTTCCAGGTGTCCGACCGCGGCTGCTGCGGCACCGGGCTGTTCGAGGTGACGCTCACCTGCAACAGGTACACGGCGCACGCCTGCAGCGACCCGACCAAGTTCCTCTTCTGGGACACCTACCATCTCACCGAGACGGGCTACAACCTCCTCATGGCGCAGATCATCAACCGCTACGGCCTGTGGTAG
- the LOC125552977 gene encoding UPF0434 protein CCNA_00107, with protein sequence MRRTTALLLRHVGGGIPQALADMLVCPLSKKPLRYCDASGSLVSDAVGMSFPIVDGIPCLLPKDGKLLEDHQRESGHETSPRDSSD encoded by the exons ATGAGGCGGACCACGGCGTTGCTGCTGCGCCACGTCGGCGGCGGGATCCCGCAGGCGCTCGCCGACATGCTCGTCTGCCCCCTGTCCAAGAAGCCTCTCAG GTACTGCGACGCCAGCGGCTCTCTGGTCAGCGACGCCGTCGGCATGTCCTTCCCG ATAGTAGATGGAATTCCTTGTCTCCTTCCGAAAGACGGCAAGTTGCTCGAGGACCACCAGAGGGAATCAGGACATGAAACCAGCCCTAGGGATTCCTCTGATTGA